DNA from Syntrophales bacterium:
TTGGCAAGGTGACACTCTACCGCTGAGTTACGCCCGCCTACGTTAGGGTAGGGCGCAACTATATCAGATAAACTCTTTTTGTCAATACCAAACTTATCAAATAACTGTGGTTTCTCCCCTGTAAAACTTCACGAAGTAATCAATGCCCGAATAGATGGTCAATATCAGGGCTAGATAGAGAATTACTGTGCCTACAAGGTGGGCATCTGCACCCAGAAACGGATAATGGATAATAAGCGCCGATACGGCAAAGATCTGGCACAGGGTCTTTTGCTTTCCCCACCGGCTGGCTTGAATGACAAGTCCCTCCGACGAGGCGATGCTTCTGATACCATCAACTGCAATATCCCTGATAATTGTAATGGCCACAATCCAGGCCGGAATACGGCCGAGGGGAATCATCAAAATCATCGCTGTGTTGATAATAAGCTTATCGGCAATGGGATCCAATAATTTCCCCATGGTGGTGACAATCTCATATCTCCTGGCTACATAACCGTCCAGCAGGTCGGTAAAGGCAGCCGCAATAAACAGGAGGGCAATAACGAGACTTCCTGTCCGACCGGGGCCGGGGGGAGGGAGAAGAAAAAAAAGTGCCGGAATG
Protein-coding regions in this window:
- the pgsA gene encoding CDP-diacylglycerol--glycerol-3-phosphate 3-phosphatidyltransferase encodes the protein MRTFNLSNTITILRISVIPALFFLLPPPGPGRTGSLVIALLFIAAAFTDLLDGYVARRYEIVTTMGKLLDPIADKLIINTAMILMIPLGRIPAWIVAITIIRDIAVDGIRSIASSEGLVIQASRWGKQKTLCQIFAVSALIIHYPFLGADAHLVGTVILYLALILTIYSGIDYFVKFYRGETTVI